A genome region from Coffea arabica cultivar ET-39 chromosome 7e, Coffea Arabica ET-39 HiFi, whole genome shotgun sequence includes the following:
- the LOC113723124 gene encoding hypersensitive-induced response protein 1 isoform X1: protein MIILQTGTYRMGNLLCCAQVDQSTVAIKETFGKFDDVLEPGCHFLPWCLGSQIAGYLSLRLQQLDVRCETKTKDNVFVNVVASIQYRALADKASDAFYRLSNTRTQIQAYVFDVIRATVPKLNLDDAFEQKNEIAKAVEDELEKAMSAYGYEIVQTLIVDIEPDEHVKRAMNEINAAARLRVAANEKAEAEKIIQIKRAEGDAESKYLAGLGIARQRQAIVDGLRDSVLGFSVNVPGTSAKDVLDMVLITQYFDTMKEIGATSKSSAVFIPHGPGAVRDVAEQIRDGLLQASAHQQPNLL from the exons ATGATCATTTTACAGACTGG AACATATAGAATGGGGAATTTGTTATGCTGTGCACAAGTTGATCAATCCACAGTTGCCATCAAAGAGACATTTGGTAAGTTTGATGATGTACTTGAGCCTGGATGCCATTTCCTTCCGTGGTGTCTTGGAAGTCAAATTGCTGGATATTTATCTCTTAGGTTGCAGCAACTGGATGTGCGTTGTGAGACCAAAACCAAG GACAATGTCTTTGTGAACGTAGTTGCATCAATACAATATCGTGCCCTGGCTGATAAAGCCAGTGATGCTTTCTACAGACTGAGCAATACCAGGACCCAAATCCAAGCCTATGTTTTTGATG TCATCAGAGCAACTGTTCCAAAGCTAAACCTGGATGATGCTTTTGAGCAGAAGAACGAAATTGCAAAAGCAGTAGAAGATGAACTTGAAAAA GCTATGTCTGCTTATGGATATGAGATAGTTCAGACACTTATCGTTGATATTGAACCAGATGAGCATGTGAAACGTGCTATGAATGAAATTAATGCAG CTGCAAGATTGAGAGTTGCAGCCAACGAGAAAGCAGAAGCTGAGAAGATTATTCAAATCAAACGTGCTGAAGGTGATGCAGAGTCCAAGTACTTGGCAGGATTAGGTATTGCTAGACAGCGGCAGGCAATTGTGGATGGTCTGAGAGACAGTGTTCTTGGGTTCTCAGTCAATGTACCTGGTACTTCTGCCAAGGATGTTTTGGACATGGTCCTCATCACACAGTATTTTGATACCATGAAAGAAATTGGTGCAACATCCAAATCTTCTGCAGTATTCATTCCACATGGACCTGGTGCTGTTCGTGATGTTGCTGAGCAGATTCGGGATGGATTACTTCAAGCTTCAGCTCACCAGCAACCAAACCTGCTGTAA
- the LOC113723124 gene encoding hypersensitive-induced response protein 1 isoform X2 — translation MGNLLCCAQVDQSTVAIKETFGKFDDVLEPGCHFLPWCLGSQIAGYLSLRLQQLDVRCETKTKDNVFVNVVASIQYRALADKASDAFYRLSNTRTQIQAYVFDVIRATVPKLNLDDAFEQKNEIAKAVEDELEKAMSAYGYEIVQTLIVDIEPDEHVKRAMNEINAAARLRVAANEKAEAEKIIQIKRAEGDAESKYLAGLGIARQRQAIVDGLRDSVLGFSVNVPGTSAKDVLDMVLITQYFDTMKEIGATSKSSAVFIPHGPGAVRDVAEQIRDGLLQASAHQQPNLL, via the exons ATGGGGAATTTGTTATGCTGTGCACAAGTTGATCAATCCACAGTTGCCATCAAAGAGACATTTGGTAAGTTTGATGATGTACTTGAGCCTGGATGCCATTTCCTTCCGTGGTGTCTTGGAAGTCAAATTGCTGGATATTTATCTCTTAGGTTGCAGCAACTGGATGTGCGTTGTGAGACCAAAACCAAG GACAATGTCTTTGTGAACGTAGTTGCATCAATACAATATCGTGCCCTGGCTGATAAAGCCAGTGATGCTTTCTACAGACTGAGCAATACCAGGACCCAAATCCAAGCCTATGTTTTTGATG TCATCAGAGCAACTGTTCCAAAGCTAAACCTGGATGATGCTTTTGAGCAGAAGAACGAAATTGCAAAAGCAGTAGAAGATGAACTTGAAAAA GCTATGTCTGCTTATGGATATGAGATAGTTCAGACACTTATCGTTGATATTGAACCAGATGAGCATGTGAAACGTGCTATGAATGAAATTAATGCAG CTGCAAGATTGAGAGTTGCAGCCAACGAGAAAGCAGAAGCTGAGAAGATTATTCAAATCAAACGTGCTGAAGGTGATGCAGAGTCCAAGTACTTGGCAGGATTAGGTATTGCTAGACAGCGGCAGGCAATTGTGGATGGTCTGAGAGACAGTGTTCTTGGGTTCTCAGTCAATGTACCTGGTACTTCTGCCAAGGATGTTTTGGACATGGTCCTCATCACACAGTATTTTGATACCATGAAAGAAATTGGTGCAACATCCAAATCTTCTGCAGTATTCATTCCACATGGACCTGGTGCTGTTCGTGATGTTGCTGAGCAGATTCGGGATGGATTACTTCAAGCTTCAGCTCACCAGCAACCAAACCTGCTGTAA